ATAATGGTGCTGTCATTGCTACCTATTATCTGATTATCTTAAGTAAAAACCGACGATTATTGCCATAAACTAGAACGATAGTGCATTTGAACTATAAAATTAATAGGGAATTTACTTATGTTATCTAGTAAAAGATATTAATAAATCAAATTTAGATGCACTCCAATACTTAATAGTAGTATGCTTAAACATAATATAAATCAAATGTTAAGCTTTTCTTTACGAGCTTTTTGCAATTTATGGTATTAAATAAAAGACTAATTATAAAAGTCTATTTACCAATTTGTCTGAGTGAAATTACTTAAATAATACAACAAGTAATAATAAGCTAGTTGCCATTCCTAGAAAATTTCTCATCTTGATTTGAGGGTAACTAATGTCATTGGACGAAATTGCTGTTATTAAATACATTAGTAAGGACATCAATACAATATAGGCTCTTACAAACTATTCATTTTTTATAAAAAATATTAGAAATACTAGTAGCAGTCCTAAATCACTCGTGAAAAGTTAGATCCCCGACTTCTCAAAGAAGTCGGGGATCTGGACACTGCGAATTTTCACAAATCAGATAGGATTGCTATATAATCTAGAAAATTAAATTATCTTATTGCTGGAAGGAAGTATTCATAAAAAAAGGGAGTTGTTAGCTCCCTTACTTATTTGTAGTTTTGAAACCGCAATCTTAAATAGATGCTTTTTTAAATTTGCGTTGCGTAGCAAACACACCAGCAACACCCAACAGACCAAGCATTAATGATGGTTCTGGGACTGAGCTTGAAGGAGGCGTGGAAGCGATATATCCCGGTGTCTTCCAAGTGTAATATGCACTGTAGGATAACTTGTCATCAGAGGCTGTAATTCCTGATGCAGTGGGATTAAAGCCGTAAGCGTAGGAGGTTGTACCACCAGTAACTACTTTGGCAATTTCACTAACTCCGATTGGATCTTTGTAGGCATTTAATGTCGCTTGGAAGTTGAGGAGGTCTCTCAATGATATCAGTTTTTGCTGGGTTGACACTGACAGTAATGGAGATAATAAAATCTTGTCAACATCTGAAGCGCTTACAGTGTCTAATGTTTTGCTTCCCAATACTAATTTCAGGGTTGGATTTGTTGCAACTGCATTCCACGCAATATCAAGATTACTCTTAATTGTATCTGAAAGTTTGGTCTTTACATCCAAATTACCAACCAATTGCAGTTGTACACCGCCATTTTGACCGAATTGGAAGCCACCAATGTTAGGATCTCCTATACCCAATGAAGGAAAAGAACTTATTATTGATGATTTGGTAGTGTCTGAAAACCCATTCCACACTGACTGGAATGGAGTATAGGCATTTAACAAATCACTCACCCATTGGGAACCAAAACTACTCCAGTCAGCAGCAGTGACACTGCTAACGGTAGCACTGTATTTTCCTTCTGTAGCGGTGAAGCCAACGTTAGAATCTGGGGTTTCGGTACTATACCAAAGCTCGACGTTAGAAGTGGGGTCGCTATCTGTCAAAGCTTTGATGGCAGCGTCAGTACCACCTTGTACATTCCCTCTAGTGAAGGTACCATCTGAGCCGCCATTGTAAGTGTTAATTTCTGCTGTATTATTGAAGCTAAAAGATGTAGCGTGTGCTGGAGCAGTGGCAAGAGCGCTCATACCAATAGCCATTGAAGTGCCAATTACAAGTTTCTGGAAATTCATTTTCATTTTTTCAAGTCTCTGTCAGTTTGGAAGTTAAGTTTTAAACTATTGCCGTTTATAGACTTGGGCTGTCTTGACTACAAGCTTTTGGCAATACGTGGGCTTGAAAACGCCACCTGTATTGTTAGCTATCTTTGGTAGCTTTGCGTACAAACCTACTTTAAGAGACGGGGAGACTTGATTGGGTAAAGTTCCGGCTGATTATAAATAAAAGAATGACTAATATTTCTATATCTTCATACGTTTAATTACTTGTTCTTCTGGTTTTTTATAGCAATAAATATTACGTTAAGTTATTTTAAGATTAAGTATAATACGGTCATTAACAAAGGCGCATAGATGTGCGCCCTTGCTGCGTCTTAGATCCATAGACTTCGCGGCAAAAAATCTTTGATGTTCAGCTTGGGAAAAAATTTAATGAAGGAACTGAGAAATTTTTTCCACAGCAGCTTCTAACAAAGGTGGCTCATGTACCAAGGCAAAACGGACATACCCTTCGCCTGATTTGCCAAAGCCAGCACCTGGTGAAGCAGCTACACCCGTTTGTTTAACTAACTGAGTACAAAATTCTATGGAGTTTTGACTCCAAGGTGAGGGTAATTTTGCCCAGATGTACATTGTGGCTTTGGGAGTAGGAACATTCCAGCCAATGCGGTGTAAAGCTGTGATGAAAGTATCACGGCGCTGCTGGAAGGTAGCGACAGCAGATTTTACGCCGATTTGAGGGCCAGTTAGGGCTGCGATCGCACCATTCAAAATTCCTCGATACTGATTAAAATCAACGGCGGCTTTTACCTGGCGTAAGGCGTTAATTAACTCAGCATTACCAATGGCGTAGCCAATACGGAAGCCGCCCATATTGTAGGACTTGGAAAGGGTAAAAAATTCAATCGAGACGCTTTTCTCTGGATCGGCTTGCAGAATTGAGGGAATTGGGCATTGGGCATTGGTTATTTCCTTGTCTCCCTCATCTCCCCACTCCCCAGTTTCTGCAAATACTAAATCTACATAAGGGAAATCGTGAACCAGGGCGAGATTGTGTAGTTGACAGAAGGCGACAGCTTCTTGGAAGAAAGATATTGGAGCGATCGCGGCGGTGGGATTGTGAGGATAACTTAATACCATCATCCGCGACTGAGCTAAAACTGGGGCAGGAATATCAGCAAACACTGGTAAAAAAGCGTTTTCTGCCCGTAATGGCATCGGGTAGATTTGACCGCTGGCTAGATAGACTCCCCCCGCATGAGAGGGATAACCAGGATCGAGCAACAGGGCAAAATCTCCGGGATTGAGCAATGCTAGGGGTAAATGGGCTGTACCTTCTTGAGAACCAATCAGAGGTAGTACCTCAGTTTGGGGATCGACTTTGATCCCAAATTTTTGCTCGTACCAGCTAGCTGCGGCTTCACGAAACCCAAGGGTTCCATTAAACAACAGATAGCCGTGGGTACTGCGATCGTGGAGAGATTGGGCGATCGCCTCGATGACGTGTGCCTCAGCAGGTAAATCAGAAGACCCCAACGACAAATCAATTACTTCTTGTCCAGAGGCCAAAGCGATCGCCTTGGCTCTGTCCATATCAGCAAATACATTAGATCGCAGGGGTTGTAAACGCTTTGCAAATTGCATATTAGTCATTAGTAATTAGTCATTAGCTATGGACTATTGACTAATTAGCATTTAAGTGGGTATCTAAGAGTTCGAGTAATTTATCTTTACCGATGACTCCCTCAGTCGAAATTAAAACTTCCTGGCCCTGAAATAGTCTGAGGGCTGGTACGCCTTCCACTTGGTACTGCTTAACAGTGAGTGGATTGGGGTCAATTTCCATTTTCACGACTTTGAGGCGATCGCTATATTTAGTAGCAGCTAAGTTAATCATGGGCGACATCAATTGACAAGGCCCACACCAGGAAGCCCAAAAGTAAACTAATACAGGCTGTTCAGCTTTTAACACTTCTGTTTCAAACTCAGCATCAGTTATGGTGATTACAGCCTTACTCATTGCAGTCTCCATCAGGTGGCGATCGAAGTTGGCACACACAATACTTTATCCCAAAGTCGTCAATAGTCCATAGTCAATAATTTATAGTTATTAAGACTCTTAACTATTGAATAATGATGTAAAATCCCACAACCAACAGGCGTGGGACTGACTCAAATAAGTTTTTTGGCAATTTTATAGTTGATCCAATTGCTTGCGTAAAGAATCTAACTCAGCATCAACCACCTCATTAGACTTAGGAGCAGCAGTTTGTTGTTGTGGTGGCAGTTGGGGTTGATTTTGTGGAGTAGCGGGTGGTAGCATTTGCGCTTTCAAAGCTGCCAATTCATCATCAACATCGCTACTACCTTCCAAGCGAGCAAATTGGCTTTCTAAATCTGCACCTGCTAACTCTCCTGCGGACTGAGCCCGGGCTTCTTGCATCAAGACTTTTTCTTCCATCCGCTCGAAGGCAGACATTGCACTGCTGGTATTCATGCCACTGACCATGTTTTGCAGTTGCTCTTGGGCTTTGGCAGTGGTGATTCTAGCTCTGAGCATTTCTTTCTTAGTTTTAGCCTCAGAAATCTTGCTTTCCAGCTGGATTAAGTTCCGCTTGAGGGTTTCAACTTGAGTGCTTTGGGTATCTAAACTAGATTTGAGGGCGGCGCTGGTATCAGTATAAGTTTTTTTGCGCTCTAGGGCTTGTCGTGCTAAGTTCTCATCACCTTTTTGTAGGGCTAATTGGGCATTGCGTTGCCACTTATTGATTTCATTTTGGGCATCATTATACTGTTTCTCACTGCGTTTTTGGGCGGCGATCGTCTGGGCTACTCCCTGACGCAGCTGTACCAAGTCTTCCTGCATTTCCAGGATGGCTTGTTCTAACATTTTTTCGGGGTCTTCGGCTTTGTTAACCAGGTCGTTGAGGTTAGAACTAACTACTCGCTTAATGCGATCGAATAATCCCATAACTTTGTTTTTCCTTGTTTGGTTTACGCCTTGGGTTGGACAGTTAGCTTTTTTACTTTTTAATAGCTACCTATTTCAATGTAATCTTTCCGGTTTGAATCAGTACCTTCTCACAACTCTTAATTGTTAAGATATCTCTAAACTGGGGTAATTAGCCGCACTTCAGGAGTCTTGAGTTTTGGGTAACTGCTGTTGGGGAGGCTGTGCTGTATTCTGGCTGTCCTCGGTGAGGGGACTGTTATGCTGTGTGTTTTCTGCCTGATTTAAAACCTGCATCTTCATCGCTGCTAATTCAGCATCCACATTATTAGATTCTAAAGAAGTAAATTGTGTTTCCAAATCGTCGCTACCGAGTTGTGCGATGGCTTCTGAATGAGCTTCTATTTGCAAAACTTTTTCTTCCATCCGCTCAAAGGCGCTTAGGCTGCTGGTAGCAGAACCAGTACCGAGCATTTCCTGGAGACGATAAGAGGCTTCCGCAGAACGGGCGCGAGCAATATACATATCTTTTTTTGTTTTCGCCTCGGCAATTTTTAATTCTAGCGATCGCATATCCTTTTTTAGCCTAGCGACTATATCGTTTTGCTGCTCTATCTGGGAAAATAGGGCTGTAGTGGTTTCTTTATAAGCCTGGCGCTTAGTCAAAGCTTCGCGTGCTAGAGGTTCATTGCCTTGTTGCAGGGCTAATTGGGCGCGGCGATACCATTCTTCTGTTTGAGACTGAGCCGCCGCCGCCTGTCGTTCAGTCCGTTTTTGGGTAGCGATCGCTTGTGCTACACCCTGCCGCAATCGCACCAGATTTTCTTGCATCTCCAGAACAGTTTTCTCGAGAATCTTTTCTGGATCTTCTGCACCCCGGATCAAACTATTGAGATTAGCGCGAATCACCCGCAAGATACGCTTGATTAATTCCATGTCGGCTCTCCATTCACGAAACTCAATGCTGTTAGCGATAGCGGGGCGCGGAGATTTTTGCAACTCACGGCTACTGAACCCTTGCCTTAATTCCCTTTGCCTGTAATAATTTCATCTGTTTTTGTACTTGCTCTTTAGTCTTAAAAGCACCCAGATAAATCAATTGTTTGTCGAGTGATAAATAAGCATCGGGAACTACTTGCCGTGCCGAGTCTAAAACCGCGCCTTTATTATCTATCACTATATGATAGAACCCATCTGTTCCTGGTTTAATTTCTGCATTCGCCTTTGGTGGGGTTGCGATTGGTTTGGGCGAGGTTTTTGTCGTTGAAGTCGGAGGCAAATTCAACAGAGGCAAGGTTTGTACCGTCGTCGGTACTGGTGCTGAAGCGATCGGATTTGTCGGTTTTAGGGCTGTGTTGGGCACTGGCAATACCGCTTGCGGATTTGCAGGGTTTTGGGGAACGACTGGGTTAGGCACTACTGCGAGGGTTGGCTGGACTTTAGGTTCTAAGCCGACTACATCATTAGGATCTCTGACTTCAGGAAACTCTTGAGTCGCTAGATTAGGATACTTGGGTATAGATGTGCTTGGTGGCTGGATCTGCTGAGGTTGGACATTACTCCCAACTTGCTCAGTATTTTCTGGTGTGGGAGACGAGTTCCTGTTAAACAAATTGGCTAAATTCCATTGTGATAAGCCTTTGGGATTGAACACGACATAACCCAAGGTAAGACTTGCTAGTAATAGTAGCAACATTGAGCCGATGCCTAAAGGTGATAGCAGACTGTCGCTAGAATTGCTTGGTGTCTTGGTTTCTGATTGTTCTTCTGTCAGACTTCGCAGAAGTGCTTCACTAGATTCTAAATAGTCATCTGGGTGCTTAGGGGTGTTATCTGGCTGCAAGAGATTTTCGCTTTTAGTATTTTTAACAATTGCTGACACGATGCTGCTACTAAAGTTGGGCGGCGGCGGTGGAAGTTGAGTTTGGGTTTTAGTAGAATCGGGAGTGGAGGGCACATTGATATTGTTTAGTTCTTCTGTATCTGTCGTAGCTGGTGCTGGGTTCATCTCAAGATTCACAGCTACAGAAGATACTGGTGGTACGTCAATTTTTACTGTGGCTGGTTTTACTGTAGCTGGCGCTGGGGTTCCCGGATGATTCACAGGTACAGATGCAGACGGCAAGTTAGTTTTAATTTCCCTTACTGATGACGGAATTGGGCCCGATGTTGTAGGAATGACAGTCAAAGACTGGGCTTGACTGCTCATGTAACTTGCAACACGGCGCTGGTTCGATGACACCACACCATTTCGCATACGTCGGTATCGAGCTAATTCTTGATCTAGCGGCACCTCTAAACTCGCTAGTGCTGCTGCTAGTGCTGGTTTCAATCCAGGTGTTTTAGACGATTGAGTACTGGAAGTACCGGAATCGTTTAGGGGGTTTTGAGTCATTGCCTCTGTGCCTCAAACTTAGATTGCTGGAATTAACTTTAGATATATTTGTGACAATAGTAGCGGAAATTATTTAAATAGATAGATTAGGAATTGGGCATAGTTATTCTCCTTATCGTCTTGTTTTTCTGATTTCCCTCATGTAGAGACGCGATTAATCGCGTCTCTACTCCTTACTCAGCACTTTTAATTATGTCGTTGAAATCAATTAATGAAATTTTAGGCGTTCTAGAAAAACAGGCTAAATGGCAGGAGCAACCATTTCAACACTTACTTAAATGTTGGGCAGAAGTTGTTGGGCTAGTAGTTGCGGCAAACACTCGACCATTGTCGATTCAACGCGATGTTTTATCGGTAGCAACTTCTAGTGCTGCTTGGGCACAAAACCTGACCTTTGGTCGTACGTCTCTGCTTTTAAAGTTGAATAAAAAGTTGCTAACTCCTTTGGTTGATATTCGCTTCTCTACTGCTAACTGGCAGAATCCATCTGTGGAGAGAAAACAGCAACAAACAGTTTCGCCTCATGAGCATCCTAGTTATCTTGGTGATGAGATTAGCCGCTCTGATGTTACACCCACCAAGGATGTGAATACTGCTTTTGGGCATTGGACGAAGATCATGCGATCGCGATCGCATGGCTTACCCCTTTGTCCCCAATGTCAATCTCCTACACCATCGGGTGAACTCCAGCGATGGCAAGTCTGTTCTATCTGTGCTGCTAAAAAGTTTTAAATTTTTCTATCCTAGCAGAAGTTATTCGGAAGTAACCACTTACTCGTCACATAAAATATTTTTGATTCTTTAGAAAAAATATATTTTACTGCTAAATTCTGGCTAATGTGGTAAGCAACGCAGACGATTTATCTGAAATTCTATGTTTGAAGTCATCCTTAAGGATGAAGTTAAAAGGCTAGATAAATCAAAAGCCTTACTTTTCATCTTGATCCCTAATAATTTTTAGACGAAATCTATATGTAACCACTTTCATGATTATTTAAATATATAACAAGATTATAAAAATATCCTGAAGTTTATTTTTTACTTGGGATCGCTGAAACCTATAGATAATAATGTTTTTTTGGCTCTTATCCATCTTTATATATAGAAGCAGAATAGAAGGGTGAAATTCAGCTAGAAACGTCCCTAAAGATGAATCCAAATGAAACCCATTAAATTTTTAGCATCTGCCTGTAAATATTGCCGTCATTACCAGCCAGAAGGTCGCCGTGGCGGAATGTGCCAGCAGTTGGGAGCGCCAGTTCAAGCGACTTGGAAGGCTTGCTCTTTGGCGCTCCCACCTTTTGCACCTTCTTGGGAAACTTTGGAAGATGCTTGGACTTTGCCGGATGCAACACCAGTGTTAGCTTGTTCTCATTCCCTCGCCTCAGATGTAGACAATACTGCTCTTGCCCCCATAGAGGAAATAACTGCCTCCATATCCGAACAGGTAAAGACTAACGCGATGGTTAGTTAGTCATCCATTATTACTAGACTGAGTTTGTAGTCTGTTTAAAATAAGATTTGTTTTTAAGGTTTTTAGTGCTGTAAAAGTTTACATTTATAAAAATCGCACCTCAATCAAGGGTGCGATTTTTACAATTCTAAGGTAGCCAAGGAAAAGAGCGAAAATCTGGTGGACGCTTTTCTAGAAAGGCTTGTTTGCCCTCAGACCCTTCTTCTGTCATGTAATAAAGTAGGGTGGCATTGCCAGCTAGCTCTTGTAAACCAGCTTGTCCGTCACAATCAGCATTGAAGGCGGCTTTGAGACATCGAATTGCGATCGGACTTTTTTCTAAAATCTCCTGCGCCCATTGAATACCTTCCGCTTCTAGTTGTTCCACTGGGACAACACAATTAATTAAACCCATTTCTAGAGCTTGTTGGGCATCATATTGGCGGCAGAGAAACCAAATCTCTCTAGCTTTTTTTTGTCCCACAATGCGGGCGAGATAGCTGGCTCCAAAACCACCATCGAAACTACCGACTTTGGGGCCAGTTTGTCCAAAAATGGCGTTATCGGCAGCGATGGTAAGGTCGCAAATCAAGTGTAAGACGTGTCCACCACCGATCGCATATCCAGCCACTAAAGCAATCACCACTTTCGGCATAGAACGAATCAGGCGTTGTAAGTCCAGCACATTCAAGCGAGGGATGCCAGTGTTATCGACATAACCAGCATGTCCGCGTACACTTTGATCGCCACCAGAACAGAAGGCATATTTACCATCAGTATGCGGCCCATAACCAGTAAATAGAACAACACCAATAGTAGTATCTTCACGAGCATTACAGAAAGCATCGTACAGTTCAAAGACTGTTTCAGGACGGAAAGCATTGCGTTTGTGGGGACGGTTGATGGTGATTTTTGCAATGCCATCAGTTTTTTGATACAGGATGTCTTCGTAGGTTTTGGCAGTTTGCCAGTTAATTTGCATTGGTATGAAGTGCGCTATTGTGCTTGAGAATTTTATCGCGGACGTAGGGACATGCGATACCTGCGGTGGGCTACACCTACGCTAAAAGGCGTTGCTGAATGTAGAATTCCTATAGGAATACTTATTATTAAATTAGATATACAGTTGAGCCTCAAATAGCTGTATAGTTAGTAAATGTCGCAGCCGATACATTTTTTGAGGAAATAGGCTATTGAGTAGGAGCTAAGACTCAAGAGCTTTCTTCTTCCTCCTTAAGTTATCTACTGTAGCTACCAACTTTCTTTTTAGGATTTCGACATCTCTACCCCTAATGCTGATTGACCCTTGGAGTTCGCATAGCATCTTTGACAGGAGAGGAGTTAACCAAAAAACGGGATAAAAAGCATAACTTTAAGTCAGGCGATCGCAGATTATTTAACTTTTGCCAAAGGAAATAGACAATTTTGTATTTGAATACAAATAATATTTCTCTAGAGTTATTTCTCTCTGATGATACAAAAATAACAGTATTTTAGGTTTTGCGATCGCCACCAAACCTAAAATTATTTTTAACTTGACTATAACTTAGCGGAACTAAAGCTAATTTAATAACTCTTGTCACTTTTCGTTAGTAGTAATAGTTTCAAGCGTTTTTACCTTTAATAATATAGTTGTGTTTATTCCTGCCAAATCAATTATTAGTTTGCAGTTAAATAAATCAGCAAATATTAAATTAGTGAAATGCGTCTAAATACTACACTAAATCGAGGGGATTCTCGTACTTTAATGAATTATTAATTACTGGAAAATAAGCCTTGCTATTAAATATTAAATATGTCATATTAGATACTTAAATTGAGAATCAGTAATATTTACAATAATGTTAACAACATCTCTAAGAATGCTGAATGAGCATTATCAATTTCTCAACAACGAAGGTGAAGATGTTATTCAAGGATTAACTCAAAGTCCCAAAACTTTACCCCCTAAATATTTTTACGACGATCGCGGTTCAGAATTATTTGAAAAAATATGTGAACTACCAGAATATTACCCAACACGAACGGAAGCATGGATTTTGCAGCAATATGCCGATGAAATAGCTCAGATAACAGGTAATTGTGAACTTGTAGAATTAGGTAGTGGCAGTTCTACAAAAACTCTCTTTTTGTTAGATGCTTACCAAAAAATTGCTAGTTCCTGTAGATATATACCCATTGATGTTAGTCATGGAATCTTAAAATCTAGCGTACTAAAGCTACAACAAAAATATCCGAATTTCTTTGTTGAAGGATTAATAGGAACTTATGAACAAGCCTTGATGAAGCTAGAATCAACATTTGCATCATCACGGATGATTTTTTTCTTGGGCAGTTCTCTTGGTAATTTTAACCCACAAGAATGTGATGATTTTTTAAAACAAATTACTAGGACTTTACAACCAAGTGACTACTTTCTTTTGGGGATTGATTTACAAAAACCTAAAGAAATTTTGGAGCCGGCTTATAACGATAGTCAGGGAGTAACTGCTGCTTTTAACTTGAATATTCTTTCCCATTTAAATTGGCGTTTTCAAGGGAATTTTGACCTCAACTTATTCAATCACCAAGCTATTTATAATCAAAGTGATGCTCAAGTTGAGATGTACCTGCATTGTCAAAAGAGTCATGAGGTATCTCTAGAAGCCCTAGATTTACAAGTTTTATTTGCTGATGGAGAGAGCATTCTCACCGAAATTTCGCGCAAGTTTGATTTACTAAAGATGCAAAAACAACTTGAGACACACGGGCTTAAGACCGTGAAAATTTGGACAGATCCCAAGCAGTGGTTTGGGTTAATTCTTTGTCAAGCTTAAGTTTTGCTTCATCGTTCTATAACAGCAATTTAGTTATATCATGAACAGTCTTCAATCTACTTATCCGCCAAAACTAGATAGTTGCGATCGCCAAGTTATTCTCGATTACTTTGAAAATGCTTGGCAACTGGAAGATATATTATGGAAAAGTGTGATTGGTGAGGATACATTTTACCTCAATCCCGATCCTCTGAGAAATCATCTAATTTTTTATCTGGGACATTCGGCTGTTTTCTACATCAATAAATTAATTCAGGTAGGATTATTAGAAAAACGCCTTAATCCAGACTATGAAATCCTCTTTGAAATTGGAGTTGATCCAGCGATACCAGAGGAATTAAATGAAGCGATCGCTCATCTGGAATGGCCGCAAGTTGCACAGACTTGGGAGTATCGAGAACAAGCATATTCGGTAATTTGCGAAGTCATTAAAACCACCCCCATTACTCTGCCAATTCATCCCACTGATCCCCTTTGGGCTTTAATGATGGGGATTGAACATCAGCGTATTCACATTGAAACCTCGTCGATGTTAATTCGCCAACTACCAATTGAGAGAGTCAAACGTCCCCAAAACTGGCAATATGCTCCTTTTAATGGTTACACTCCTCAAAACGAAATGATAAAAGTTGCTGGTGGGGTAGTAAAACTGGGTAAAGCCTTTGACGATGTGACCTATGGATGGGATATTGATTATGGCGATCGCACCGTTGAAGTTGCACCTTTTTTTGCCAGTAAATATCTGATTACCAATTCCGAATTTATCTATTTTGTCAAGGCTGGTGGCTACGAAAATCAAGAATATTGGGATGAAGAATCTTGGAATTGGAAAACTCGATACAATATTCAATGTCCAAGATTTTGGTTACATGAAAATGGGAGCTACAAATATCGAGCCATGTTTGATAAAATCGACTTACCCCTAGATTGGCCTGTGGAAGTCAATCACTATGAAGCAACAGCTTATTGTCGTTGGCAAGGTAGAGATACTCGTTTAATGAGTGAAGCTGAGTACCATTTAGCAACTTATGCTAATGGTTTGACAGAGAATATAGAAAATTATAATCTCAATTTTAAATTTGGCTCACCTAGTCCCGTTGGGATGTTAGAAAGTACAAAAAGTCATTCTGGATTATATGATTTAAGGGGCAATGTTTGGGAATGGTTGAGTGATAATTTAAACCCACTTGCAGGATATGAGCCTCATTTTCTTTATCAAGATAATTCTGCAATCTTTTTCGATACAAAGCATCAAATGATGTTAGGAGGATGTTGGATAACTAATGGTACAGAAGCTTTAAAATATTACCGTAATTGGTTCCGTCCCAATTTTTATCAGCATTCTGGTTTTCGGATTGTTCAAGATATTTAAACAGAATACTGGGGAACATCCCAATTTAAGCAAGTTTACCAAGATGATAGATTGCCATTGCAAATACTACATTTTGTTAGGCATTCTGCGGGAAGATCGATGGTAATTAGTAATGCAAAATTAAATATACATTTGTCATTGTGAATGGAGCAAAGCGGAATGGTAATAGGCACTTAAACGTAATTACAGCTTATTTTTTACACATTTGTTATGCTCCCAAATATTGAATTTTAGCTTAAGGGTACGGAGATGCAAAATTTTTTTAATTTCTGTTTTGAGAGCGAATTTTATATAAAAATAGCTATTAGTTGCGCGATTGTTCAGCAGGGATTCTATTTTCTGTTAAACAATATTGAGGTCAACTTTATAACGCAAGTACTATTGTACTGGCTCGTTGGTTCTATCTCATTTTATGGTATTGGTATCCTCATTGAGAAAGGGATCAAAAGCAACGATATTTTGAAGGATAAGCTAACTGCAAGGGTCAAGAAAGTCAAAAATCAACCATTTCCTTCCTTTACTCTCAAAGGCATTATTATAGGAGAAATCAAAGCTTTTATATCAGTATTAATAATTCTATATCTAGCACCGGAAGTTCACAGAGGAAATAGCTTAATTTTAAATATTGGATGGTTCTTGATGAGAATAGTTGCTGCTGATTTCTGTTTTTACGTTGCCCATAGGCTATTTCACACAAAAACGTGGCAAAAAATCCATCTTAAACATCATGAATTTCGTGACTCATCAAGTTTCGTTGCTGGGCATAAGAGTTTTCTTGAATATATTATTGTTACCATCACAGACATTTTACCTATTTTTATATTTGGATATGACATCACTCAAATCTGTGCA
This Nostoc sp. KVJ3 DNA region includes the following protein-coding sequences:
- a CDS encoding NF038130 family PEP-CTERM protein, which produces MNFQKLVIGTSMAIGMSALATAPAHATSFSFNNTAEINTYNGGSDGTFTRGNVQGGTDAAIKALTDSDPTSNVELWYSTETPDSNVGFTATEGKYSATVSSVTAADWSSFGSQWVSDLLNAYTPFQSVWNGFSDTTKSSIISSFPSLGIGDPNIGGFQFGQNGGVQLQLVGNLDVKTKLSDTIKSNLDIAWNAVATNPTLKLVLGSKTLDTVSASDVDKILLSPLLSVSTQQKLISLRDLLNFQATLNAYKDPIGVSEIAKVVTGGTTSYAYGFNPTASGITASDDKLSYSAYYTWKTPGYIASTPPSSSVPEPSLMLGLLGVAGVFATQRKFKKASI
- a CDS encoding LL-diaminopimelate aminotransferase: MQFAKRLQPLRSNVFADMDRAKAIALASGQEVIDLSLGSSDLPAEAHVIEAIAQSLHDRSTHGYLLFNGTLGFREAAASWYEQKFGIKVDPQTEVLPLIGSQEGTAHLPLALLNPGDFALLLDPGYPSHAGGVYLASGQIYPMPLRAENAFLPVFADIPAPVLAQSRMMVLSYPHNPTAAIAPISFFQEAVAFCQLHNLALVHDFPYVDLVFAETGEWGDEGDKEITNAQCPIPSILQADPEKSVSIEFFTLSKSYNMGGFRIGYAIGNAELINALRQVKAAVDFNQYRGILNGAIAALTGPQIGVKSAVATFQQRRDTFITALHRIGWNVPTPKATMYIWAKLPSPWSQNSIEFCTQLVKQTGVAASPGAGFGKSGEGYVRFALVHEPPLLEAAVEKISQFLH
- a CDS encoding thioredoxin family protein codes for the protein MSKAVITITDAEFETEVLKAEQPVLVYFWASWCGPCQLMSPMINLAATKYSDRLKVVKMEIDPNPLTVKQYQVEGVPALRLFQGQEVLISTEGVIGKDKLLELLDTHLNAN
- a CDS encoding PspA/IM30 family protein is translated as MGLFDRIKRVVSSNLNDLVNKAEDPEKMLEQAILEMQEDLVQLRQGVAQTIAAQKRSEKQYNDAQNEINKWQRNAQLALQKGDENLARQALERKKTYTDTSAALKSSLDTQSTQVETLKRNLIQLESKISEAKTKKEMLRARITTAKAQEQLQNMVSGMNTSSAMSAFERMEEKVLMQEARAQSAGELAGADLESQFARLEGSSDVDDELAALKAQMLPPATPQNQPQLPPQQQTAAPKSNEVVDAELDSLRKQLDQL
- a CDS encoding PspA/IM30 family protein, yielding MELIKRILRVIRANLNSLIRGAEDPEKILEKTVLEMQENLVRLRQGVAQAIATQKRTERQAAAAQSQTEEWYRRAQLALQQGNEPLAREALTKRQAYKETTTALFSQIEQQNDIVARLKKDMRSLELKIAEAKTKKDMYIARARSAEASYRLQEMLGTGSATSSLSAFERMEEKVLQIEAHSEAIAQLGSDDLETQFTSLESNNVDAELAAMKMQVLNQAENTQHNSPLTEDSQNTAQPPQQQLPKTQDS
- a CDS encoding DUF721 domain-containing protein — translated: MSLKSINEILGVLEKQAKWQEQPFQHLLKCWAEVVGLVVAANTRPLSIQRDVLSVATSSAAWAQNLTFGRTSLLLKLNKKLLTPLVDIRFSTANWQNPSVERKQQQTVSPHEHPSYLGDEISRSDVTPTKDVNTAFGHWTKIMRSRSHGLPLCPQCQSPTPSGELQRWQVCSICAAKKF
- the menB gene encoding 1,4-dihydroxy-2-naphthoyl-CoA synthase; translation: MQINWQTAKTYEDILYQKTDGIAKITINRPHKRNAFRPETVFELYDAFCNAREDTTIGVVLFTGYGPHTDGKYAFCSGGDQSVRGHAGYVDNTGIPRLNVLDLQRLIRSMPKVVIALVAGYAIGGGHVLHLICDLTIAADNAIFGQTGPKVGSFDGGFGASYLARIVGQKKAREIWFLCRQYDAQQALEMGLINCVVPVEQLEAEGIQWAQEILEKSPIAIRCLKAAFNADCDGQAGLQELAGNATLLYYMTEEGSEGKQAFLEKRPPDFRSFPWLP
- the egtD gene encoding L-histidine N(alpha)-methyltransferase — encoded protein: MLTTSLRMLNEHYQFLNNEGEDVIQGLTQSPKTLPPKYFYDDRGSELFEKICELPEYYPTRTEAWILQQYADEIAQITGNCELVELGSGSSTKTLFLLDAYQKIASSCRYIPIDVSHGILKSSVLKLQQKYPNFFVEGLIGTYEQALMKLESTFASSRMIFFLGSSLGNFNPQECDDFLKQITRTLQPSDYFLLGIDLQKPKEILEPAYNDSQGVTAAFNLNILSHLNWRFQGNFDLNLFNHQAIYNQSDAQVEMYLHCQKSHEVSLEALDLQVLFADGESILTEISRKFDLLKMQKQLETHGLKTVKIWTDPKQWFGLILCQA